A region from the Stygiolobus caldivivus genome encodes:
- a CDS encoding transketolase C-terminal domain-containing protein, with amino-acid sequence MIEKVISGNDAVALAVKLSRVKVTGIYPITPQTYIIESLSEMKDKGELETEIIRVESEHSAMAATFGAAASGVRAYTATASQGLLYMHEMVWWVAGSRIPVVMTVGTRAVGPPWNIWNEHTDFMSERDSGWIMAFASTPQEAMDLTIIAFRVTEDERVFLPMMVGMDGFILSHTKTRVYVPSQEEVDSFLPPRRQPYVLDPEDPLAMGNMFQPADYMRLRESIHRAQLASKEVIVEAGKQYMKKVVPIGSYSTLNESYRLEDAEYAVVTMGAWSLDAMQAVDELRNEGLKVGVYRVRFIRPWPEEEVVKALDGKRVLVLDRSVSFGRGGQLYTEVRASLPNAEVKGVITGLGGVSIGKNEIKTVIRKFVERPEGVEWFYPKEGEKVELRSPRYIK; translated from the coding sequence ATGATAGAAAAGGTAATCTCAGGAAATGACGCAGTGGCGCTTGCAGTAAAACTGTCCAGAGTTAAAGTCACCGGGATCTATCCTATTACCCCACAGACATACATTATCGAGTCACTGAGTGAAATGAAAGATAAGGGAGAACTTGAGACTGAGATAATAAGAGTGGAGAGCGAGCACTCAGCTATGGCAGCGACTTTCGGTGCAGCGGCTTCAGGTGTTAGGGCATATACGGCTACAGCGTCTCAGGGGTTACTCTACATGCACGAGATGGTCTGGTGGGTAGCAGGCAGTAGGATACCCGTGGTAATGACTGTAGGTACTAGGGCTGTAGGCCCCCCTTGGAACATATGGAACGAGCACACTGACTTTATGAGCGAGAGGGATAGTGGTTGGATAATGGCTTTTGCCTCGACCCCGCAAGAGGCCATGGACCTCACAATTATAGCGTTTAGGGTTACAGAGGACGAGAGAGTCTTCCTTCCCATGATGGTGGGTATGGACGGGTTTATACTGTCGCACACAAAGACGAGAGTTTATGTGCCGTCACAAGAAGAAGTAGACTCATTTTTACCTCCTAGGAGACAGCCCTATGTCTTAGACCCGGAAGACCCACTAGCCATGGGGAATATGTTCCAACCCGCAGACTATATGAGGCTGAGGGAGTCCATCCACAGAGCACAGTTAGCTTCTAAGGAGGTCATTGTAGAAGCAGGAAAACAGTATATGAAAAAAGTGGTTCCAATTGGGTCTTATTCCACACTTAACGAGAGCTACAGGCTAGAAGACGCAGAATATGCGGTAGTTACAATGGGGGCGTGGTCTTTAGACGCAATGCAGGCTGTTGACGAGTTGAGGAATGAGGGGCTCAAGGTAGGAGTCTACAGAGTAAGGTTTATAAGGCCTTGGCCGGAGGAAGAGGTAGTAAAAGCGTTAGACGGGAAGAGGGTGTTAGTCCTCGATAGGTCTGTCAGCTTCGGTAGGGGAGGGCAACTTTACACAGAGGTCAGGGCATCTCTACCTAACGCGGAAGTAAAAGGAGTTATAACGGGACTAGGAGGAGTATCAATCGGTAAGAACGAAATAAAGACGGTTATACGTAAGTTCGTAGAAAGGCCGGAAGGAGTAGAATGGTTCTACCCAAAGGAGGGCGAGAAAGTTGAGCTTAGGAGTCCGAGATATATTAAATAA
- the porB gene encoding pyruvate synthase subunit PorB, producing the protein MSLGVRDILNKHRLLSGTSACPGCPENIAMRLISTALGENAVFVVVAGCSSVIQGMGPNSAYNYPVLNIAFAAGPAAASGIAAAMRSRGKDVKAVVWAGDGGTADIGMASLSGAAERNEDILYICVDNEAYMNTGGQRSGSTPIGASTTTTPMGKRHNKKNIPFIMMAHHVPYVATASVGYPHDLMEKVKKAKAIRGFSYVQVLCPDPYGWMFDPSKTAEVAKLAVQTCYWPLFEYENGRLRIADECLHCLDKRTRKPVKEFLKVQGRFKHADEEKVRELQEYIDEMWDRLKLLYEEKLKF; encoded by the coding sequence TTGAGCTTAGGAGTCCGAGATATATTAAATAAGCACAGGCTATTAAGCGGGACTTCAGCTTGTCCGGGGTGTCCTGAAAATATAGCAATGAGGTTAATAAGTACAGCTCTAGGTGAAAACGCAGTATTTGTAGTCGTTGCCGGTTGCTCCTCTGTCATCCAAGGGATGGGGCCTAACTCAGCGTACAACTACCCCGTACTCAACATCGCTTTTGCAGCAGGCCCGGCCGCTGCCTCAGGTATAGCTGCTGCTATGAGGTCTAGAGGGAAGGACGTCAAAGCCGTAGTGTGGGCTGGAGACGGTGGGACAGCGGATATCGGGATGGCCTCGCTGAGCGGTGCCGCAGAGAGGAACGAGGATATATTGTATATATGCGTAGACAATGAAGCTTATATGAACACCGGGGGGCAGAGGAGTGGGTCTACACCTATAGGGGCTTCTACTACTACTACACCTATGGGAAAGAGACATAACAAGAAAAATATACCGTTCATAATGATGGCCCACCACGTGCCTTATGTAGCTACGGCTAGTGTAGGTTATCCCCACGATTTAATGGAGAAGGTCAAAAAGGCTAAGGCTATTCGCGGGTTTTCGTACGTCCAAGTACTGTGTCCTGACCCTTACGGGTGGATGTTCGACCCGTCGAAGACAGCTGAGGTAGCAAAGCTTGCAGTTCAGACTTGCTATTGGCCATTATTCGAGTATGAAAACGGGAGATTAAGGATTGCAGATGAATGTCTGCACTGTTTAGATAAAAGGACGAGGAAACCCGTGAAAGAGTTCTTGAAGGTACAAGGTAGGTTCAAACACGCAGACGAGGAGAAAGTTAGGGAGTTACAAGAATATATAGACGAGATGTGGGATAGACTAAAGTTATTATACGAGGAGAAGTTGAAGTTTTAA
- a CDS encoding 2-oxoacid:acceptor oxidoreductase family protein yields the protein MLEIRFHGRGGQGVVTAANLLAIAADLDGNWSSAFPFYGAERRGAEIESYCRIDSSPIRITSPIENPDVVVILDPSLLKISNPLRGIKENGKVVINSPSPVTLPYQTFVVNATKIALDLNLVKSGWPLVNIIMLGSIARLNVVTLDSLKKAIDEEFEGKVAELNKKAVEVAYESVKEVSQVVA from the coding sequence TTGCTCGAGATCAGGTTTCACGGGAGAGGAGGGCAGGGAGTAGTTACCGCGGCTAACTTGTTGGCAATCGCGGCAGACCTTGACGGTAACTGGTCCTCCGCCTTCCCCTTCTACGGTGCGGAGAGAAGGGGAGCTGAAATAGAGTCTTATTGCAGGATCGACTCGTCACCTATTAGGATCACATCACCTATCGAAAACCCTGATGTTGTGGTCATCTTAGACCCTTCATTACTTAAGATCTCAAACCCGTTAAGGGGTATAAAGGAGAACGGGAAAGTTGTCATAAACTCTCCCTCCCCCGTAACCCTCCCCTACCAGACGTTTGTCGTTAACGCTACTAAGATAGCCTTAGACTTAAACCTAGTTAAGTCCGGCTGGCCCCTAGTTAACATTATTATGCTGGGAAGTATAGCTAGGTTAAACGTTGTTACACTGGACTCTTTAAAGAAGGCAATAGACGAGGAATTTGAAGGTAAGGTAGCTGAGCTCAATAAAAAAGCCGTAGAGGTAGCATACGAAAGCGTAAAGGAGGTGTCACAAGTTGTCGCTTGA
- a CDS encoding 4Fe-4S binding protein, whose amino-acid sequence MSLEYQVFPISKPSKGAGGKTGNWRVVRPLVHEDKCVGCKACYMWCPEGTILVKGGKVTVDYEYCKGCGICSNVCPARAIEMVSET is encoded by the coding sequence TTGTCGCTTGAATACCAAGTCTTCCCTATAAGTAAGCCGTCTAAAGGTGCCGGCGGTAAGACCGGGAACTGGAGGGTAGTAAGGCCATTAGTCCATGAGGACAAGTGCGTAGGGTGTAAAGCATGTTACATGTGGTGCCCTGAAGGTACAATCCTTGTGAAAGGGGGAAAGGTCACCGTGGACTATGAGTACTGTAAGGGGTGCGGTATATGTTCCAACGTATGCCCCGCAAGAGCAATTGAAATGGTGAGTGAGACATGA